The following is a genomic window from Schistocerca cancellata isolate TAMUIC-IGC-003103 chromosome 8, iqSchCanc2.1, whole genome shotgun sequence.
TTATTCAATTTTAGTCCGACTTTCATTATTGGTGTATAAACTTATACCATATATGGTTTACGGTTATAGTACAGTGTAGTCAACAATACGAAGACGGTTCAGACAATGTAATCATTAGTCTACACCTACAAGGTTACCTAACCTTTCGTCTACATCTaagtctacgtgattactcagcaATTTAGATTTAAGTAgcaaagagttcatcgaaccactttcgcaaTACgtatatctctaccgttccacggTCGAATAGCGCACGGGAagaaaactaacacttaaatctcacCGAGTGAGTttcaatttcctttattttataacGATCATCAGTTCTTCCTTTGCATGTGcggcgtcaacagaatatttccGGATTTGGAGGAGAAGATCGGTGATTGAAACATCATAAAAAGATCCCTCcgcaaaaaaagaaatgtttcaatGATTCCTTGATTACTGTCTTGCATAAGGATCCCATATCGctaagcagtactctagcagaggacgaacaagggtagtgaaggcaatctctttagtaaatTATTCGCATGttctgttttgccaataaaacgcagtcttccttTCCCCTTAATCACAGCATTTTTTGTGTGATTGTTCTAgttaaagttgttcgtaactgtaaattTGTAGGTATTTACTTGAACTGACAACCTTTAGGTAtctgtgatttatcgcgtaacaaaaatttagtactcatgtggatgacctgacacatTTCttcatttagagtcaattgccatcaTACAGAATTCATGtttgaatcattttgaaattgGTGTTGATCTTCTAGTGACTTTCGTAGAATGTAAATGACAGTtccatctgcaaacaagctaagtggagtgctcatattgtctcctaattaCTTATTAACACTGCGCATGGATTTAAAGAGACATTTTTTTGAAACCCCCTCATTTTTCCCCACTGCCACGCAAAAGTTTTAAATGTGGCTCAAAGGGGCCCATAACCTTCTTCTCTAATCGCACAAACGACGCCCTCTGGCTCTGCGATACCTCAAACAGCAAGGCGTCGACACATCCGAAAGCAAGGCCGGAGCGCAGAGGTTCTTGTGAGCTGTAAGGTCAGTTAATATGGTCTCATTGGCGTCAAATTTCATCACAGCTTTCCCAACGCCTCCGCTGACGCGCCACACGATTATGAAAAAGACGTCACACTCACTCTTCAGCACATCCCACCTCTTCTCTCGACGCCTCTgtgatggagatcagaaccgcgacgcccagcactgaaatcattcGATTTTCTTATAAAGGTGGGAGGGAAACATTCCAGACAGACCGTCGCTCATAATCGACAAGAAAAGTGATCAGGAGGTGACATGaagagcgtcaatgaaaccatctgTTCATTTCGGGCgtccatttacacacatttcgcggtcgaaaacggtaGTTGGCAGTGCGATGTGCAATAGAATGACGTTCTGACACACTCTGATACTGCAGAGAGGACTTGACCGATTCAAGTGCTTCTCTAAGGACATGGTAAGGCTGGATGCACGTTGACATGATATGACCACTTTCGAGTGTAGTATGACCGCAAGTTTTGCTCCGATATGTAAGATAGAactactagggaccgttcaaaactagCAATTTAACTGAactgtgatccgaagcagcaaagggtatttTGGTTTTTACAGCCCTTTAGTTTCGCGCCCCATGGGAGGGTGCGACATTGACACGTGTGTGaacaaaacggcaaagggtcccctAAGACCTGCCCTCCCGAAGTTCGGCAACACACTCGGTGTCACCTGTGAACTTCAAAAAATGTACCTATATGCAGACCTCTTTGCCAAATCCTATGCACCAGCAGACAGGCGACGTCTCTGACACtccttaagcccgtctcacacggagcaaggttcgccgcaagtttgcgagatggcgtgcatgcctgccggcttgcagggaagggagccggctatcttccatgccgaagctctcccacggtgcaagatcggcagctagttgtgttgaGATCGGCTGCGTGTTGtgtcgaacgaagatggctgcttcaggtacagatgttcagagcaaactggcatTATTAGCTcttttggtgctaaacgatgcagaaatacATGCtactgagagaagaagaaagaaagaatggacgaaaaactggattaagaggagaaacgctgggaaaggtgtgctctccatgcttcataaagagttgaggttagttcgcataacacctacttttgtttgaaaagtatcaccatttcattactgtttgactttataaatataccaataataaCTGTTATATActactttattttataggatagaagatcgcacatcctttgcaaattttattcgAATGGATGTACTGGTATTTGAAGAACTGCTTCGTATGGTTTCGCCTTTGATTCAGAAGAAAGACACGGTGATGCGTCAGGCAATTACGGCGCGGGAAAGGTAAGTGCATTATTATATGTTCGAAACGGaaagttcatttttatttgtaatccATTGTAATTTTACGATCAATCTGAGACATGTTTAATATGCGTCTCTAGGCTTGCTGTCACACTGCGTTTCCTAGCGACCGGAAACACTTACAAAGATTTGGCCTATTCTACACGAATAGCGAACAACACGCTCTCCCGTATGATACCAGAGACTTTGACGGCCATAGCAAGCGTGTTAGGAGATAATGCTATACAGGTAAGCTCAAGATAAATGCTATAAGTATTTGCTACGATTTTCTACTTGGTACGGCACGACTGTGAAGTAAAATGTAATTTGCAGTGTCCACGTGATCCTGCCGAGTGGAGAGTAATAGAAGATGGGTTCCACAGCCTCTGGCAATTCCCGCATTGCATTGGAGCACTTGATGGGAAACATGTCAAGTTTAGGCCTCTGCGCTCTGATGGTTCATCATTCAGAAACTACAAAGGTCACGACAGCATAGTTCTTTTAGCTCTAGTAGATGCTaattataaatttttgtttgtggacATTGGCAGAAATGGAAGAATGAATGATGGTGCAATATTCAGAGAGAGTGCCTTGTTCATGAAACTCATGGATGGTTCATTAAATTTGCCACCAAAGTCTCCACTTCCAGGTAGTGACATCTGTGTTCCCTACATGTTTGTGGCAGATGATGCTTTTGCgttaaaggaaaatttaatgaaaccATATCCTGAACGTGACATGACAcctgaaaaaagaatttttaactacagAATTTGTAGAGCACGTAGAGTTGTGGAAAATGCCTTTGGCATAatgtcaaacaaattcagaattttgctGCAGACTATTCCACTATCTGTTTCCAAAGTAGAGCTCATTACAAAAGTGTGTTGCTTGCTACATAATTTTGTACTTGCCAGAAACTCTCAAGGATATATCCCTCCAAATGTAGATGAATTACCATGTCTTCCTGGCATTGCTACTCAGGGTGCAAATCATAGTGCAGCCAGTGCCAGAGAAGTGAGACAACATCTGACATGGTATTTCAATACTGTTGGCAGAGTTCCATGGCAGGAAAGGTGTGTTCAGGAAGGTAACAGATAATGGTTTAATATGTTTCTGAGACATTACCTTattcattgtttcattttcagtccTTTGGCATATTgacagtgattttgtgtgtgtgtgtgtgtgtgtgtgtgtgtgtgtgtgtgtgtgtgtgtgtaggtgagagagagagagagagagagagataaatataaatttatatgtatctagagagagagagagagataaatataaatttatatgtatCTCAAGCAATGATTGGAACCTGTGCAAGACCTTGCAAAAATCTTATCTTATTTTGTATAACGGCTCCACAATTAATTACCTGGGACATGTAGAGAGCCACTATTATGAAATAATATTGTTCTTGGATGGTTATGAAGAAGGTATGGAAAGACCTACTAAACATTTATGTATCCCAAATTAAGTTTTGGAAGACTGTATTTGTGGTAGTAAGGtactgcacaatatttttttttgattGATAGCACTTGGATGTATatgcttatttttattttacttatttatttattcattcatccaagGATCATTTAACAATTATCTGGTATTTGTCACCATAATACAATGGAAAGACATAGTTTGTAAATATACATATATGTGTACATATAAGTATGCTTTTGGGATAGAACAGCTGGTTGGTTGTGGCCTTGACACAACCTTGAGGAGGggtaacataaatcaggatggccaaatagGGCCGGCTACAACCTCTAAAATATGAGGTTACTATTCTAACAGTTGGATTGGCTCATCTGTTTAGCCCCTATTGTACAATGTTCTTTGATTTAAGTACTGTCTGTTCCAGATAACTTATAATACAAAtgtggttttactgttcacttttgGACACGGAACAGCATTTAGTGATAACTCTGGATCACAAATTTGCTGCTTTACACTGTGCTCTAACTTTAGTCTGCTTGGAAAACTGGCTCCACACTGGTAGACATACTTCTGTTCCCACCTCTGTCCTGAGTCTTCATCCCCTATCATTCACTTCAGATATTGGCACAGGATTACAGTATTTTACGGTGTCGGGATGATGATGTTATCCCATATTACTATTAACCGCTTCCATTAACACTGTATCAGTGATTCCCAACCTTTGTGAAACAATGTTTCTGCATGGAGTCAGATATTAGCTGCTACCCATGCACATTAATTTTTGTTGCTACTACTTTTTGATAACCtctttttttatagaatgatggTGGTAGTCTCAGAACAACATGTTAAAATTGGTTCATTGTACTCCTGTTTGTAAGCCACTTGATCTTTTAGACTCCTTGCATTTGAAATACCAGTAACTAGAAGACACCACTTTGCTACTGTTCTGCGTGaggacttaataataataataataataataataataacttgtgtGGCACAATGGCAAAGTGCCTTTCTTTTGatgtgatgccacttcggcaacttgcatatTCCTAATCTAATACTTTTATCAAGATGGGACATGtcatttttggcagctcctcacaTCACTGAAAGGGGAATGCTACACTGAaggcaaactgaaaatttttgtggtCTGAACAGCCTTAAATTTTGCTTCCTGTTTTCAGGCACACTATCACCAGCCTCCTTTAGCAATGTAAGAACTATTACCTACTttctattaattttgatttatgTTTGAAACTGCAAAGAGAATAATGAAGCAATATATGGTTAAGAGAACTATGTACAACTCTGAGAATATATTTAGGCATTTATGAGGTCTCAATGTTGTCATAGATGTCTGCTACAAGGTATGTgcatttttttatcagttgcataAAACTTTCTTAATCCGTATGCATGTATTCAAGAATATTGTCTATATTTCTATTCAGACAATAGATGTCTGTTTTTGTGTGAAAGAGATTTTCTGCTGTTCGTTTCTGTTTTTCTGTTCCAGATGCAGCTGCCGAAACACCAACTACATGATAGGATTCACGTTCAAGAATGCTTGTGAAGTGTTCTGAAGAAAATACTGTTGCAGTTCGTGTGTCCATATTTAAAAAGTGTACAGAACAAAGCAGCCATGTAAAAAGACattttttactgtgtgtgtgtgtgtgtgtgtgtgtgtgtgtgtgtgtgttgagctaACTGCAGCCATTATATATGTTATGGGATTATTTGTTTATTAAGTAAATATCAAGCCATCCTGACTTGGGTTTTCGTGGTTTCCCCTTGTCGctaaggtgaataccgggatgatgTGTCTAAAAtgccacggccgacttcattcaCATTATGTATTTCTCTGATACAGTTGTTAAATTTAATAGGCAAATACAACGCATAAACAGAATTGGTTAAAAATGTTACTGCTTATTTTACTCCTGTTTCCTATCATGTTAAATTCCTATTGTAATTACTTATCATGCAGATGACTTGTATCTCTGTGTATTATTTAAATATCCCAGGATATTTTAACTGTATTCAATTTCTTAAATACAATTATATCATTAGATATCACAAGATTCCAGCTGCTATTATTTGTCACATAAGTACATGCTTCTTTTGGAATTCATACTATGATTGGCTACATATCTCAACTACTGCATTTATGGGTGATACTCTTGAAGTAATTTACCTACTCAGAGATTTAGAAATCCTTACTATCGAGTGGATTCAAAACAGCATATTTTAATTTGTTCTCATGAAAAAGCCTGATCTAAATGTACAGTTGAGTGCAAAGCTTTCATGCAAGCTATGCTACTACATAGGCAAGTCTGCATAATGTTGTTACCAAATATCTCAAAGTACTTGggttatttgcttcaaatttttacactgtcTAATGAACATCTGGATAGATAGGGGGTGGGGGTGTTACCAAAGTCTATAGCAAGATCTTTAccaatatgttttgtatttttatcTGATACTCTCATTCATATTGACATAGgctatttttcctcttttttataAATGTCTTAAGGTTTTCTGCATAAAGTTACTGCAAGAAAGAAATTGCTATGCTGTGAAAATGTACAGCTTAACCTATTCACACACTGTTTCAACCAACATAGTCCGGCATGTCTACCATTATTGAAGTTGTTTCCCCTATCATAATTCTTCCTACTTATGTATAATCAAATtgtatacaaaatgtgctgctaagTTTTCATCATAGCAATCATATTTACAGGAAAGAGGCCAGTTGCACTTGTGGGTTATGATTAGAAAACTTTGTAATCCTTTTCCtatgcagattaaaattgtgaaatGTCATTGAAATTATTGTCCTCAAAAATTCAGTAGGAGAAGTCTTTAGAATACCCTGTATACTAGTTATCTCAATGGATGCACTTACTCATATTGAGACATTCCAATCAAGGCTCAGGATCATACAGTGGTAAGATAAGGATGGGGAGAGAGGGGTGCTAAAGATGTGTATCCAATTCCCAcacattttacaattgtccagcatTTCTGGGTTTGCTAGTATATAATTATGTTACAGGGATTTTACTTTACTCATTCCTTTCAGACAATGAGAAAGTTCTATTTCACTAAATGTCCTCTTCCCTGCATCAGTGTACTGTTTTACTTACTCTTTGAACTATTTTACAATTCTCCTTACTAGACATAGCTTATATTGTTTCTTTGGCAGTCTCTTATGTTGACTGCAATGTGGCCACTAGCAGAAATAGCCAAGGCTCTGCCTCGGCTAGTGGAACCCCATGGCagtgaatgtaacaatattagcggTTTAATTTTGAAATTGGTATTGATAATTGTTCTAGCTATTCTTGAACACCACTTTCTTATTGTGAAGATGCTGATACTTCATGAACAAAGGTTTCTTTGATTTCTTTGTATTGCATTTAATTTACCTTCCTGGAAAATTGCTTTCAAAACTGAAAAAATGGTTTAATATGAAATATGTTGGTAGTACAGCTAGCATTAGGATTATTAGAAACTTCACGAGTCAACACTACAGCTTTCTTTATCTACTTTTCCCTTTTTGCATCTGTCATTAGACTTTTACCATTAAATGTTTGAGAGTGCATTTACTGTTGTTAAAGTTGCTGTTCAGCTCCATGAGGATATGCACATAAATCATAAAAATGATCTTGCTAAACAACTGATTTCTGATTCAATTAGCAGAAATATTACCTTTAAATTTGAAGCTTCATTTTCATGTTAAGTGGAGTAAGTGGACAAAGGACCTTATAACACTTCTCGCATTTGTTTCTCGTTACCCTTAAAACAGACTTCTCAAAGCAGTTCAACAAAGCATTGTAAACATATGTATAAATTAAATCTCAGAAGAACTATACAAAAATCTACATCAATCCACCTCAATAGAATTTATGTCATTAGTAGAAGATTAATTATTTGTAACTAGTCATAACATTGCTGAAAAAAGGCTGAAATTTGTTTTTCAGAGACAATTAAATTTTCTCTCTTAAGCCTTTCATAAAATTTCAGGTTTGAGATAAATAGAAGTCTTACAGCAGGGAAAAAACGTTTATTTTATCAATATTTCATATGGCAGTGGAATGATGGGCTATAAGTAAATGACATCAATGAAGTAATGGAATGACAATTTTGTAATTCAATGACTGGCATCTTTCTTTACTGTATGTTGCCCAACAAATGAAGATATTGTTGGCGAAGATGTTAGTGGAAATTAAAGGGAACTTGGAAGAAaggaataaagtaaataattttaaataccatttattttctgtacatcaTGAAAATCACACACTTAAACAATTTCACTTTCACTCGAGTCCTGCATTTGTATCTGTAGATCTTTTAGTTTTGCTTCCGTTGTTACATTGACAAGATCTCTTATTAACTGCATTCTGATTTCATTGCTCTTGATTTCTTTTGCAAGGTTACCAATGAATATCATGCAGCTGTCCATTGTTAGTTCTGCCGAGGGTTGTTGGCGGCCTTGGGTGGCACATATTTTATTGGCTATTACCTCAACAGCACTCATGTACCCATCACCAGGCCTCTTTCTTCTTCCATCCCTGCTTTGAGTGGCAtgggtaggtggtggtggtggtggtggtggtggtggtggtggtggtggtggtggtgatgctgttgttgttgctggtgctgCTGCTTCTTCACATTGTTCCCCAATGCATACACCATCCAGCACATCCACATCAAGACTATAACAGCCTTCGATGTTTTGATGTGGTGATGGTTGTACATCCACAATTTGAGAAGAGAGACTGCATGTCTGTAAATTGAAAAACGTTCTGAAATTTATTGTAATACTATAACTGAATGAAATGCATAACATACCAATGAACAGTTGAGCATACTGaagttttgtaaataatgtaaGAGACAGTTACTACATAAGGGGTAACTTctatttaaattacattttgttattatAAAAGTGGGGGGTGGTGTGGGGTGTTCTTTGCCCCAATTTCAGGGAAACTGAGGCAACTTTTTCCCTCTGACAAATTTGATCAAAATAGCTCCACAATATTTTCATTGCTGTCTTTCACACCTGAAGCAACTTGGGATGAATCTTAACACATTGAAAGGAATACTGCTTAGATTAGTGTTATTACAGTGGGTATGAATGCAAACAAAAGCCAAGAGCACACCAATATGCAAATTACAATACACACAAAATCTGAAAGAATTCCAGTAATCCATAACAAATGGAACATTTGCTAAAAAGTCACAAAATGCTTCTGAATCAGTAAAAGGTACTAGTAAACAACCTGATAGAAGGAAGAAACCAGGCAGTGCTTGATTGTTCTAGTGATGGAGACATATCATAATAACAAATTGCAGATGAGGAAATTCAGATGAAGACTGGGAatcatacagaagaaataaaaccaTATCAAAACCACAGAGAAAACTGACACCTATCCACAAGCAAATTAGGCCTAATCCACACTAGGGCTACTTTGCTCCAGTTTTtaaaaggttaaaaaatttaaaaaataatcccTTCAGGGTTTACTATGGTTCTTAAATAgcttcaaacagaataacctcattttcaaaagtaattttacaaaaCTACTACCCACTACATGATTTTGTATGAATAACTACGACAGTGGAGCACAGTATTCTAATTGCATTTGTAATGTGTCTAAGACCCATGAAATTCAGTTTTTGTCTTAAGTAAATAGGTAActtacctcttcactttcattatCCTCAGTCATTGAATGTTGAGTGAGGCCTATGGCTGTGCTTTTACGAGGCAAGTAATGATCCGCCAAAAACATTAACTTCTCGTAATACCATAAAGATGGTTTGTATATCTGAAAAATTGTAAGTTCATATTAACATAGTAAAATGTACGTGGGAAAGCTACATCGTAATCCATTATCATTCAAGATTATGTGCTTTCAAAAATCGGGTGAATATTCAGTGTGATACTTCTAGGAAATAGTATTAAATGTGTCCGATTTTTGCAAGTAGTAGGTTTctacattcaacacaaaattcatagtTTTGTACTTACGTCGTTCATCCCAGCGCCACTGCTTATCGTTGATTTCACTTTGGCGTGCTCCACTTTGAATTGAGTTCGTAGATTGTGCATTTTGTTGTAGCACTCCTTGCTCGTCGTGTATTGTCGAACAACacacacggcacttgcaactctttcgagtgcttctgcacgcaagtgtttattgtAATAATTTGCGCTTTTTACGGCGTACAGACACCGTTCTTCCCTATACGCACATATCAAACTTTCAAttgcttccttggaccactgcggtgccattatttaataattataataataataactgcctaccgcacctcacaacaacagaaaagcaactacGAACAAAGGCTTCCAGctcaagctttccgcgtctgacgtcacaaacgaaacgtctcatgattggccaacgcaggtagcatgcagggaaccttgcaagaaaaatagcaccggacccatcctggaaatcttacaaggttcccagcaaggtagcccgctagcagacgacggagcccgcaaggcagccatcgcgcgagccagcaaggaaacttgccgcgaatcttgctccgtgtgagacgggctttagtgTCCGCAAGCCTGCGAGCAGGCGCTAGAGCGGTAGTTTAGCGTCACTCAGCTATAGGGTGCCTAGCAATCAGGAAAAGGTTTCCTCTACAGATGTACTTTTTTAAAGCGCTGAACAATGGTTTTTAGGGGAACCAAGGGTGCTGCCAAACTGCAGGGCGTTAAAAGAAACCCTTGGAATTTTATTCATGCACATGTTAATATCTCACACCTGCGATCACGCCAAGAGAGGGCGTGAAACAAGAGGGCAGGAAAAAATCCTAAATACTCTTCGCCGCTTCGGATGACGTTtagatttcatcgaatggttttggaCGGtctctagcggttccagactgtataaaACAGCAAAAACTGCAGTCATGCTGCGTTCCTAAGAGATCACGTTACATTCAACGAGACTGCAGCCCTTTCTCCAGAAAGAGTGAACCATTCGGACGCTGTCGGCAGTGTCATTGTCAGGGACCTCGGTCTGTTGCACATAACTTTGAAAACTGCTAAATGTGTATAAATGAAAGCCCCAAGGGATAGGGTTTCACTTACTTTCTGTATGCCTCCTCCTGACGAGTTATCGTGTCGATTCTGATCGGCGATGTGTGTGAAACGTTTTCTTCAGCCACTCGTAAGAAATCTGCGTGACTTTAACGTTAGATGttgtggttctgacctccatcacagaggcgccAAGAGAAGGGATATAATGTAATTAAGGCGAGGGGTGTAGGCTGACGACTTTCCCATCGTATTACACGTCCACAGTTGCACTGGTTAGAATTGTGGAGAAATTTGGCGACAGTGGACAATGCCAACGTTACAGGCATCTCGTATCATCTTCTGAGCTCTGGGCTTTTTCTGtcgtgtgtcgacaccttgctatttGGAGCGTTGCCGATCCGGAGGATGATGCAGCAGGCTCCCATGATCTAAATGGATTACAGCGGAAGGTACAGGTCTTTCGTCGAACGAGTGGTTGGTTGTGTATGACAGATAAGGGGGGAGTTAGTTGTTAGTATACCATGAAAGCAACCGAGATGGTATGGAATCTGGATCCGAAGACctgtttttattaattgttttgagCTGTTTCGTCTTTCTTACAACCTTTCGTCGTTTTTACGTTTTAATTACTTAAGAGCTTCATCTAGACCCGGTGAAAACAATGTTGGTGGTACGAAGTCTCCTTGCCCGACTCCAGATCAGAATTCCTCACTATGAAGAGTGTTTTACTGGCAGATAAAGTATTTACATACGTTTTTTTCACTGTAGCAACACGGGTGAATgaatgaatagtttttttttttaatttctgtcagtGTTGATCCCACTGAAACATACTTAAACGTTTTTTGATATCTATGCATAGTAGCAGCTGTAATGTTTTTTACACTTTCCAGTTCTAAAGGAACTCCATTCGACGTCTTTTTAAGTGGTTGATGATAATTTTATACTTTACCGAGAGTAGTATTTTGTATCTTTTCTGCCTCCTTTTTTTCATTTCGTTTCGGCCTACTAGGGACCACGGGGCTCGTCTTAGCTCTCAGCTAGGGTCTTCTGCTTTTCGTTGGGCCCAGTATGCCTTCATATTCTGGCTGTGGGCCTACTTCCTCTCGTCTGTCCACTTACTTCTGGTGGTGGCTGTACACTTCTCGCTTGTGAGAGACAGTGGGAAGACTCCCTGCATGATGGTCTGCCGGCATTGAGTTCGGTTCTCGGTGTTCTTTAATGGTATCTGTGGTCCTCTATGTCTGATTTACCAGACGTGATCCACTTGGCTTTGGACGCCTTTCCCCTACTTGTCACTGTGAGGATCCTATTGGTgaacctggagtgatttaggtggGCCATGTGCCCATAGGAGGTAAGTCGCCTTTTTCCTCATACATGTGACTATGTCTTCCTGATCTTCGTAGAGCTCGTTATTGTGCCTGGTTCTGAAGATACCGTCTTCCTCCCTTATGGGTCCTAGTATACTCCTCAGGATCTTCCACTTTTTAAGTTCTAGTTTCCCAAGTGGGCCCTTTCGATTCATCAGGTGGCACTCAGAGGCATAGAGTGGCTCTTATACATAAAATACCTCGTTTCTCTAGTTTCCAAGAATTGTCTTCCTATGAAGGTGTTCAATACACAGCCTTGCAAATTCCTTTTGTATTACTTTTCCAGTAAATTTAATAATTTCAGTTGTAGACCCATCATCTCTAGGTGTTTTTCCGTTCCCCACAACTCGAATGGACTTACGTACCTTGTTTGACAATAATTCCCAAATGTCTGCATTTTCGTCATTTGCTATGTTAGCCATTCCTCTGTTGCGCCAAATGAAAATTTAAGTGTTACtgagacagaaaaataaataataataagatttATAGATTAATTCGATTGTTAGAAAGGTTTATTCTCTGTTGCTAGTTGCTGTGCCGTCCGCTATCTGTTAAACTTCTTCCTATcgtatgttaatgtgttcttttcttCAGCACTCATATTGTACTACAACAATTTTATTGTGTCGAATTCATATTCTCTTAAAGGAATTCAGGAACAACTT
Proteins encoded in this region:
- the LOC126095012 gene encoding uncharacterized protein LOC126095012; translation: MPKLSHGARSAASCVEIGCVLCRTKMAASGTDVQSKLALLALLVLNDAEIHATERRRKKEWTKNWIKRRNAGKGVLSMLHKELRIEDRTSFANFIRMDVLVFEELLRMVSPLIQKKDTVMRQAITARERLAVTLRFLATGNTYKDLAYSTRIANNTLSRMIPETLTAIASVLGDNAIQCPRDPAEWRVIEDGFHSLWQFPHCIGALDGKHVKFRPLRSDGSSFRNYKGHDSIVLLALVDANYKFLFVDIGRNGRMNDGAIFRESALFMKLMDGSLNLPPKSPLPGSDICVPYMFVADDAFALKENLMKPYPERDMTPEKRIFNYRICRARRVVENAFGIMSNKFRILLQTIPLSVSKVELITKVCCLLHNFVLARNSQGYIPPNVDELPCLPGIATQGANHSAASAREVRQHLTWYFNTVGRVPWQERCVQEGNR